GTCAAGATTGTTTGCTCGGCTCTGAGCTATGACAGTGGGCCTAAGGTCAAGTGTGGTCCCTGCAGGTACCAGCGTGGCTGCCGCTCCTTGGCTGCTAACCTGCAGGCCAGCACCCAGAGCCGGAGGGAGGCCCGGACGCCTGTCGAGACTCCTGACAGCCAGGAGGGCTATGATGTCCCCGAGGAGGTGGAGAGCGTCATAGGTGTGTGGCCTGCAGCCGGGGCGGCCgtctgggtgggtgggaggcGAGGCGTGGCCCCACTTGCTCCCTGCAGCGCTTTGGTGGAGGCTCTGAGGTCAGTCTGTTGGCTGCACCCCCACTTGCCCATTGGGGCCATTGTCACATGACCTTCTTTGTGTCCATTGAGCAGGTGGCTTGcagtccagccccaccccatgggAACCTCCATACCCGTGGCTGTTGGGGTCCTGGACCGTGAGATTCTCCCACTATTGCCTTCATTTCCCCCTCACTCCCAGTGTACCTCAGACTCCCAGGCCTCACCTGGAGCTCCGAGCTCAACTTCCTTGGCCCCAGCCGCCCACTCCCACCTCACAGAGCTCTCCACCGGCCCCACTCTCACCCCAGGTGGCAGTTCCTGCTGAACACGGGGCAGAGTCATCACCAAAGCCTGCTTCCCCACCCGGCCTCATGGTCAGGCCCACACGCAGGGCCCGCCTCTGCCGACTCCTGGTCAGTCCCTGGCTCTCACCGATGGGCTCCTACTCTGGCATTCACTGCCCCAGGCTCCCTGTGCTGAAGGACAGtgtctccccgcctccccgaTCGCACCCCCAGGTCCCAGACTGCCCGTCACAGAGACCTCGTCCGCCAgcacaggctcctcctcctccgtggCAGGCCTTCCCTGGGGCCCTCCGTCAAGGCTTCCGCCCACTGGGCTTGCAAGGCCCTTCCCGCGAGGGCTCTGACACCATCCCAACTTCCTTCCGTCCGGCCTTCGCATGGCTTTTCCTAAAGTCGGGCCCGTCCTCAAGACCCTGTCCCCGTATGGCTCCTGTGTGTTTCTGGGGGCCTTGCTCACTGGCTCGGGTCACTGTTGACTCTGGCTTTCCTGGTGCTTTGTGCCTGGGGCTGCTCAGGTGAATGTGCTTCAGGCACAATGGCAAAAGTTGGCTTCAAATGGTTAGAACAGAGAAGGAAATGCGCTTTTCTTGTCATTAGAATTAACACAGCTCCCTCCATGGTGCTCTCAGTGGAGTGAGGGCTGGGTGCCCGAGGCTGGGAGGCGAGGCAGTGACTCAGGTGCTCACGACCGTCCTCCCTGTCTTCTGTAGAGCAGCTGCTGGTCGGGCTGAAGGACAAGGACACGGTCGTGCGGTGGTCTGCGGCCAAAGGGTAGGTGACGCCATCTCGCTGAGCGCTGGGTGTAGGGGCTGGCGGCTTGTGGACGAGACCCCTCACCCAATTCAGCACTTCCTGTGGAGTCTGGGAACTGGGGTTTTTCTAATTTACATTTGTTGTTTTATGTCCTCGTTTTAAAGATAATCACTGAGGTTGACTTGAGGCTCCTgtatttccttgtttttttggTCTAGAATGGGCAGAATTGGTATATGCCAGTGTGCCTGTCCCACCCGCCAGCGTTCCCCCCCCACAGACACTCGAGGCCCCATTTAATCCGGGGCCCACAGGATGGGGCAGGCCGGCATCTTCTGTTACGCCTACACAGAAGGCGCCGCCCAGCAGGGCCAGGCCTCCCACAAGGCAGAATCTACCATGGGGTGAGGGCACTGGGGGTACCAAGTACACAGTAGCGGTGAAGACGTCCATGAGCCCTCTGTTGTGGAGAAACATAAAATGGAGTGAGgatgttgggggggaggggttccccCGGGCTTCGGTGCTGATCATCCAGATACACGAGCACTCAGGCTGCAGGGGGCACAGGGCAACCTCTGAGTCCAAAGTCACGTCCGGTTGGACTGGAATGGGCTGGCGGTGAGGGGCCTTCCTGGGGAGCTTGGCCAGGACCTGGCCTGGCAGGGCCTATGCAGGGATGCTGGTCCCACATCAGGTAGCCTGACGGGAGCCTATGGTTGGCGCCCACTGTGGAAGTGGGGCCTCCCGCCAGGCGGGAGGGTCTGCAGGTGCTGGGTGCTGCGTGCCCACCCTTTGCATCCTTCCTTAGAGGCGCACAGAGGTGTGTTTGTGGCAGCCTCGTGGAGTCCTGTGGGGCAGGTGACTGGAGTGCAGTGTGTGCCTCTGGCTTTGGGTCAGCCTCTGCTTCCCCTTCTCTGGAGGGGGACGTGGCTGGATGGCTCCTGGCCTGGCGTGTGCCCCCACGGTGGCTGGCGGTGCTGATGGACGCCCGGCCCTTCTCTTCCAGAATTGGCAGGGTGGCTGGCAGGCTTCCCCAGGAGCTGGCGGATGACGTGGTGGGGTCGGTGCTGGACTGTTTCAGGTAcgtgcggggcgggggtggggaggggagcgggaggtGCGCTTCTGGCGGGAAGTGGTGGCTTTTCTCTCCGAccttttgcattttctttaattGAGCTTCTTGTCAGAGCCCCCGagttatgtggtttttttctgtttgaagTGAATTTGAGAACTCACGGTATTTCTGATATATTTTATCAGCTTAGGTTTCGTTACATTTCGTAAACCTTAAGGAAAAAAGTCAGTCTTGAACATACATACATAGGTATTCTTAGAGAGAACCTGTGGTCTGCACTGTCCCAGGGAGCATTCGTGATGATGGAATGTTCTGGATCTGCCTCTAGGGCAGCCACGAGCCACCTGTGACTATTGCGACTTATAAAAAGAGGCTGGTATCACTGAGGTCTGGAttgtaagtttttaattttgccaGATTTCAATGTCAACAGCCACACGTGGTGGTGGTTGTGTTGCACCTGTCCCAGCCTTGCAGGAAGTCTGGTGGCAGATGGCCTGCCCTGGACACGGGTGtgagcctggggcctgcaggtcaGGCAGGACAGAGCCCAGGCAGCAAGGTGCGCCCAGGTGTGTGCGCGTGCATTGGAGACAGGCGTAGTGAGCAGTTACTCCCGGGGGTTTATGCTTAAGTGTCATTCCTGGTTTCAGAAGCAGGTGTTTGGAGAACGGGTGCTGTTTGCTAGGCCAGTGGTTGCACTCCTGCCCTCATTAGCTGGTGGCTTTTCTCCTAGGATTGCCGCTGAGTATGGAAAGGGCACCGTCAGCACTTCTGGGtgctcaggtgtgtgtgtgagtcacCGAGGCCGCTCCTCGAGCGTCCCTCAGAGCCCATGCTCCTCCTCAGCGGTTTCTTCTTGACTTCGCCTGGAGCCTGCTTGGTGACAATGTCAGGAGTGCAGGGAACAGGATGTCCGATGTGGGTCATCTTTTTCAGAATAATGGTGCACGTGTGGTCAGGGTGTCTTCTCGTGGAGACATCTCACTTCCCGCAGAAACTACACTTCTTGTCTGGAGTTCTGTTCTGGTGGCGTGGTGATGGGCGTGCTGATGGTGCTGGGACCCTGCTGGGCGCAGAGGTGTGCCCGGGTGGCCACTGAGGGGGTGGCCATTGTTGTGGCCACGGTGGAGTGTCTTGCTGTTGAGAGAGGACGGAGCTCTGAGACGGGATTTGGGAGCTTTTCCTCTGGCCCCTTCTCCAGGGATGGCTGTCTGCCTCCAGCTCTTTTATCTGCTCCTTCCCTCTGGTCAGTTCAAGCTCCTTTGTATGGaactcccccctttcctccctccccttcgccgctgcactcacagcctccctcctgaagcccctcccccatgcattgAACATTTTTTCTCCCAAAAGACACATCTCTGGTCAGGTGTGTGGGTCTTTCTCCAGTCCAGCAGTCTTCGTGTCGCTTCTCTTGTCCTCCTGAGTTTAAACTCAAGTACTGCTTTGCCTTTATTTTGTCATTTCTATGAACTCTGATTTTGTAGCTGGGCTGCGGTTCCCAGGGCAGCAGCCGAGGGCTCTCCCGTGAAGTTGGAGTATTGTATTTCCTGTACCTGCTGATGTTTTAAACTCACAGGTGGGCTTTGGTGAGGCTTCTGGGCATCAGGTGTGGACTTCTGCACTGGGGCCTGGCGGAAAGCGCTGTGGTCTCACGATTCTGTGTGCTCTCAGTTTCCAGGAGACGGACAACGCCTGGCATGGTGGATGTCTGGCGCTGGCAGAACTGGGCAGAAGGggcctgctgctccctccccGACTCCCGGACGGTGAGTACCTGCTGTACCTTTGCTTTGAATCGTCGGGACTATTGTAGACGCGGGTGCCTcgtctctccccatctccccagcaTGGCCTGtgtgagcccacaaccaggcctgtgccctcactgACGGGCAGTGTTTGTAGGAGAGAATGTGCTAGATCTCGCTCACCTTCCTTCTTATATGGgcctttctctttcttaattGCTGCTTCTCCCTGCTGaggaatttaatttaatttaatcctcacctgaggatatgtttttagcgattttagagagagaggaaggggaagagagagaaacattgatcagttgccctctgcatgcaccccaactggggatggaacccacacagccttctggtgcatgggacgatgctccgaccaactgagccacccggccagggtagTTCAGGCTCTCTTAGGATGAGGCAAGgttttacatacattttatttttatttaaaaaattttattttttagctctgTGCTGAGAAGCCTTGTTACATACACAGGTGGTTGGGAATGGCTTTCTTGCTTTAGCAGTTTGTCCTCTGACGTCACTGGACCTGCATTTTGGTGaccaccaccagcctggttgAGGACTCCCTCCCAAGTCCCTGGAGTGAGTCGACCTCAGCACCACATGCCTCTCCAGGGCCTTTGTGACATCCCAGGTGGGGTACGTGTGGGAGAAACAAAGGGCTGCTGTgaagaggctggggaggaggagctcGAAGGCCCGCCGGCCCTCTCAGCAGCCCTTTAGGAAGCCAGGCTCTGGAAACTCGCCCTCCTGCCGCGCCCcgaggcccagggccctgggggaagGCTCAGAGGAGCCAGGTGGGTCGTGCCTGCGCTTGGTGCCCACTGGGCCGCATGTGCACTCTCACGCTCACACGtgcgcacactcacactcattctCCTTCTGTTTTAATTGTTGCCTCAGCTCTAGTCTCTTTTTTCACTGAGTTTATTATGGCAGAATACTCTAAAATATAACACAGAGTTcacatttgtcttcattttgtgtACCCTTAAAGTTTATCTATGAGTTTATTGGAAAATTGGCAATATATACATCATTTTAGGAAGTGGAAAGTGAGGCTGCATGAATCAGAAAGTTCGCTGTGACATTACATGGAATGGACTATATTGATAATAGCTCCACCAGTAATACATTTTCCCTCctggaaataaattatttctataaGTAGCCTCTTGATGTTTGTGTATTATTTACTCACAACAAGTCACAATGTCCTCAGCACTTTAATGCTGGTGCTGAAAATGCTGCTCCTGGCATTTCCAGTCATTGTTACTTCACAACACAGTAGAGTTAATGATACAGTTGAGACCATTTGTTCTAGTGTAAGaattgtatttttaagaaaagtacttttaaaagatTTCCTATGACTTGGCTTATACCTGGAAGTTACCTTTTAGTCCAACCTCTTTCATtcgttttattataaaaataaaagccagtgtCTAACTCATCAGTCTTAGATTCCAATGTCTTTACAGTCCCAAGCGGAAGCACCTTATAATATTCATGCTTCATATTTACAAAAAGTGAGCTGAATCGTAgctctttgtgtgttttttctctttttctctttatgtgtattttgttttttgagaagaaaaaactGCTGTAAAAATGGACCAGATAAAAAATGCAGGGCCGTGGCCGATGTGCTGCCCTGCGACCTGCTTCAGAGGCGTGTGCTGTGCCAGCTCTTCCTGCCGTGAGCCAGCACTAGGACACCCGCGTCCTTTTCCGGAGAGTGAACACCCTGGCCGTGTCGCTCAGCTTCGTCTTCTTAGTTCCCTGCTGGGACTTCCCCGAATCCCGTGGGCTTGTCCTCTTCTGCCCTTTGGGTCTGAGGTCACTCTGAGGCTCCTGGCTCGCCGTGGCACTGAGAGCTGGCGTGTCTTGTTGACAGGTGGACTCCTGGGCCATAGGCTCCCCATCGCCCACCCGGACGGTGCCCGGGCTGTAGGCTGCCAGTTGGCAGAGGGCCACTGCTGCCGTCTGCTTCTGCTCGTCGCTGCTGTCCACGGCCCGTGTGTCCTGGGCCTTCCCAGTGGGGCTGGTCATTGGAACTTCATCAGAGCCAAGGCTGTTTTGGTTCGTCTCTGTATGTCCTGGCCCATCTCCAGAACCTTCCGGCCCGGTCTTCTGATCAGTAGCAGTGGCAGGTTCCGCCTCTGGCGCTGGGCTGTGGGGGGAAGGCCGCAGGGTCAGGGCATTGCAGGGGTCCTTCACCGAGAGGTTGAGAGGCATGTCCTGCAGCTCTGGGAAGTCTGTGTACAGGGGGCCGTGAGCTGCTGCTGGTCTGGCCTCCGGTTTCTTGGAGAGGTTCAGCGGGGCTATCCTGGAGCCGTCCTCTGGGCTGGGCGGCAGGGCCTCCACGCTGCGCGAGGTGCTGCCTGCCCGGGCCGGAGTGTCGATGTCCATGGCATCGAGGCTGGAAGAGGCAAAGAGAAGAGAAGGCTTAGCAGGGATGTCATGTAGAAGAGCTGCCGTGTgaagctttcattttatttttatttatttattttttaaaatatacttttattgatttcagagaggaaggaagagggagatagaaacttcagtgatgaaagagaatcattgattggctgcctcctgcatgccccctactggggatcaagcccgcaacccgggtatgtgcccttgaccagaatcaaaccagggatcacccgggaccctttagtctgcaggccgacgctgtgtccaccgagccacaccggctagggctgtgtgATGCTTTTAGAGGGGAGTCTAAGCTTGCTAACGGAGCACAGCCAGAGACACGCTGGGGGGGTTCTGAAGAGGAGACGTCCTTACCTTTGTGGGGGGTCGTCTCTGTTTTCTGGAGCCTGGGAGTGTGGGCGCTCGGTGCTTTTCTGGATGGGCTTGAAGGCTGTGAGGCTCCGTTCTGGTGGCTGGAGCCTTCCCAGGGCCTTCGCCGCGGGCTTGTCCGAGAGGTCGCCCAGCCCAGTGCAGGGCTGGCTTGTCTGTGTGAAGTTGGTAGGACTTGGCCTTCCCGGGGAGCCAGTGGCCGCGCTGCCTGCACGTGGGCTCATCTTGGTCCCTTCTGTGTCCCTCTGCCTGTCTTTGGAAGGGTCTTCAGCCTCGGCAGTCGGACTCTCTTTCTCAAACTCCGTGTGTTTTTTGTGGGCGTGGGAAGGGTTTGACTTGGATGGACTTGAGGCTGGGTAGACCAGGGCAGCTTCTTCCAGCAGGTGAGAGCGCTGATCCTGTGCAATACCAGGGACCGGCGGGAGTCTGAGGCCGTAGGAGGAGAAGGCAGACTCCGGTCTGTAGAGTCCGTAAGGAATTGGCAGATTGGGGTGGTACTGCTGGAAAAACCGGTAGTGGTCGTACGTCAAGGGGGACGGGTGCAAGTGCTTGGGCATCGGCCCCGGGTGAGACAGGAAGTGCCTTTGGTCTTGGGCCCCGTAGACTGACAGCAGGGGGGTGTCACACTCGGGCGAGCTCCCGGCCGGCCGGTAGGGGGAGTAGATGGTGGCCAGTCCATGCTCCGTGTAAAAGTGGGGCGAGTACTCGGGAATTGTGGGGTGCATGTAAGGGGAAAGGGCCCCAAACCCCTTTGTGGGAGGGATTTTGTGTGAAAACTCGGGCGGGAGGAAAGGCGAGCCAGCTTTCCAGGGGTAGGCAGGGGCGTGGAAAGCAGACTTGGTGTGGAACGTGGCGGCCTTGGCGGTGGCgctggtcagtgccagggcctCGGGGGCCTCGGCGTGTTCTGGGCCTTTGAGTCTGTGCTCTCCGACAGGAACAAAGGCCGACGGCCGCCCGGCGCCTTCCAGAGCAGGCGGGGTGCCCGCCGTGGCCTCTGGGGCTGCACCCCGGTGCTCGGCCTCCTTGTGGAGAGCAGGCTTCTGTCCAGGGCCCTGGTGGGGCGCCCGCAGCTGCAGTCCCAGGTTCTCCTTGGCATCATCCTTGGCCAGGCCGAGTGGGAGCTTGGCGTccaggtgggggaggctgtgcgTGACAGACTTGGAGGCGGTGGGCTTCACCGTGGGGTCCGGCGGCTGCGGGGGCTTAGGGTCTAGAGGGTTAGACTTGGGGCACTTGGGGACACGGTCTTGCTCCGAGACCAAAGTGATGGAGTTCTTACAGAGACCATACTTCATGTGGTTGAAGAGATGGGACTTCTCGTTGCAGGTGAAGGGGCATTGGAAGCACTTGTACTTGAAGGGCTTTCCCGGAGGCCGGGGGATGTAGTGCGGCTTTTTGGGCTTCCGCTCTTTGAGAAGGCTCATTGTCCTCTTCCGGCTCAGGCTCCCGTCTCCAGGGGTcggctcacagctggctcctgTTGGATTCGCACGCGGTGGTTTTAGAGACGTGCTCTTGCTCTCCTTCCCACCGCTCGTACTTGAAGCCAGCTCCGCGCGCTGCGGGTCTGCCCAGGAAAGTTGCGCTCACGGGGGGACTGGGAGCTGCAAAGGAGGAGCAGAGCCTTAGTGACAGGACACTGGCTGGAGGGCCAGTGGGGCAGCCCTGTCCTCACAGTGATCGCTGGGGGGTGGACCCAAGGCACCTGGAGATGCAGGCGATGTAAGATGTAACCACCCCCGTGGGTGCGGGCAGGGTGAGCTGCCCGCTCAGAACCACGATTTCTGTTTTCTCAAATCTGACCGGAGTTTCCTTGGGGCCAAGAGGAGTGTGGTGTGTGGAGTGTTTGGTGTCAGTTCTGAGAATACCTGTCATTCTTTGAGTTTTGGGAACCTTGTTTCTGTGACCTGAGGCCTCAGATGCCAGAAAGGTTGTGGACCGAGGGGCTGAGTGACGGCTGGGACCCGCCCCGACCACGCCCACAGAGTTTCTGGTCTGAGTCACATCACAGCGCGGCCTGACTGTGCTGAATGTGACTGCCGGGGGCCTGGCGCTGTGTGCGAGCTCCCTTAGAACGGGGAGCGTGTAATTAGGACGTCCAGGAAACACTGCTCGCCGGGGCTGCCCTGTGTAAGCAGGTTGTCGGCTACGTGCAGGCATTAAACATACTTTTGCAAATTGGATCCCACCCTAAAGCTACTAATGTCACAGACAGTTACGTCGTCTCTAGTACAGACAGACGTGGGCTCCACACACTCACGTGGTTTGAGGTGCTGTCAAGGGAGCCTGTGAGTGACCCAACGTCTGGTTCTGGTCACTGCCTGTTTCCACTGCCCACCTGGGGAGTGGTGTGGGGTAGGTCCATGCAgcgccccgcccctgcctggcCAGCAAACACAGATGCCTCTGTGAGGCCGAGAGCGTGGCAGGGTGCCTGCCTCTCTTTCCTGGCCTGGCCTCCAAATGGCAGGACCAGAGCCTGGCAGCCCTTCTGGCCATGGGGAAGGCAGTGATGGTTCATGGTAAGAGCCATTCAGCTTTTAACCTTTAGGAAGCGGGCCCTGGGCCACACCCACTCAGGTCTGGCAAGTGGCTGGCAGGGCTGTCCCTCCCAGGGCCTTGGGTCCCAGCTCGGGCTGCTGGGTGTCTGGCCTTCAGGTTACTTTCCCTtagggtccccccaccccccacccccaggctgcacTGCCAGTCTCAGCGCAGTTTCCTTCAGAGGCtccgcacacgcacacacacaccctgggctCTCAGCCTGCCTCCTGCCAAACAGACGTGGATCTGGGAGGACCAGCCCTGGAGTGACTGTGTCCCAGAGAAACATGTGGGTGGGGAAGGCGCCTGAGGTGTGAGCACTGCCATTTgcataaaaatgggaaaaggaaaaggtCTCTAGCTTCTGTATCTTTTCAAGCACTTAAATACAAGCTTCAAAGGAAATGATTGAGCAGAACTTTTCAGCTGCAGTTTTGATTTAAGGCCTGAACAAGAGCGGCCACATTTCACACACAGTCACCTCTccacacgggggtgggggtgggggtgggggtagggggcgcACTGACAGGAAAGCAGCCTTTGTGTGGGAACCTAAGAGACGTGCTTTCACAGCACAAGGTAGCCGCTTGGGTCCCACAGTCGGGAGATGAGGTAATGGGCCCCTCTcgggaggagggtggaggtgggagggtggagCTTTAATTTTCACTGGATACCTTAAATTCTAAGAACGCCGTCTGATTTTATTCTCAGCAAACTGGTTTCTCTGCTCACGTAcccttatttcttcaaaatacGAAGAACCACTCTCCCACCCACGCCTGCCTCTGTGGAGCTATTTTATCACCCAGTTCTTTCAGATGCGTGCGTGTTCACGGAGGCGGTCGGAGGAGAATGAGGCTTTGCTGAAGCCTAAGCCTTCCGCGTCTCTCCAGACGGGACTGAGGGACGCATATTGGATGTGAAAGGAGACTCTGGCTGCCCCACAACACGGAGAGGGGTCCCGGGGTCCCCCGAGACATTCAtccccctcctcttctccagCGCGTGCGGCCAGGAGTTGCACGGCCGTGTCAGAGCCGAGCAGATGACACTCGTAATCCTGGCTCTGCGTCTTTCTAATGTCCCCGCTGAGCAGAGACGTGAAATAATTCTTTACGAGATCAGTCCATCCCTTGGGGGGCAGAAACTCTCCGGGTGATAAAAGCACAATTTCCTTGCCGCCCGTCATCAAGTGACTCCAGCCAGTGCCGGGCCAGCCAGATAAGTAAGTCAGCGGGGCCTGTGGTGGCACGCCTCATTATGCTCCCTGGTTCTGGAGGCGTGAGAATCTCTGCAAGTCAGCTTCCCAGGGTTGTATAGGATGTGTTATGGCAGAGACCTGAACACCGGTGATTTCATCACTAGCTGCAGCACCATCCCAATGATGACAGTTGCAAAACGTTTATCAGGTGCGAGCCCTGAATCCCGGCGATACCGAGAGTGGACTCGGATCCACCCCCTCCAGCATTAAAACACGTGAGCGCAACTGAGCGGAAAGTTCCCTCCGGATTTAAGAAAATGATGTCAGGTTTAGAAGCAGCCTTATCTAACATTGCTAAGACTTTTAGGCGAAATATAAATAGACCCACGTTGGTTAAGGTTTCTCAAAGATTTATAGGAGGCAAGTTATATGTACGTTATAGTATTACCCAAAAGAATACTTTCGGAAAGGATTGTTTTATGTTAATATGTACTTTTTTCACTCAAATGTTGACTGGACTGCTCGTTGTCTGGTCGGTTGGCACGAAAGTACAGTACACAGGCTGCAGGGGACCACCCTTGGTGCCGTGTTGTGGGAGGTGAGGGTCCTCGGGTTTCGTGGCTGGAAGGACAGCCGGCACTGGAGTCACAGGTGCAGCCGTGGCGATTGTGCCACTCTGGG
The genomic region above belongs to Myotis daubentonii chromosome 16, mMyoDau2.1, whole genome shotgun sequence and contains:
- the ZNF750 gene encoding zinc finger protein 750, translated to MSLLKERKPKKPHYIPRPPGKPFKYKCFQCPFTCNEKSHLFNHMKYGLCKNSITLVSEQDRVPKCPKSNPLDPKPPQPPDPTVKPTASKSVTHSLPHLDAKLPLGLAKDDAKENLGLQLRAPHQGPGQKPALHKEAEHRGAAPEATAGTPPALEGAGRPSAFVPVGEHRLKGPEHAEAPEALALTSATAKAATFHTKSAFHAPAYPWKAGSPFLPPEFSHKIPPTKGFGALSPYMHPTIPEYSPHFYTEHGLATIYSPYRPAGSSPECDTPLLSVYGAQDQRHFLSHPGPMPKHLHPSPLTYDHYRFFQQYHPNLPIPYGLYRPESAFSSYGLRLPPVPGIAQDQRSHLLEEAALVYPASSPSKSNPSHAHKKHTEFEKESPTAEAEDPSKDRQRDTEGTKMSPRAGSAATGSPGRPSPTNFTQTSQPCTGLGDLSDKPAAKALGRLQPPERSLTAFKPIQKSTERPHSQAPENRDDPPQSLDAMDIDTPARAGSTSRSVEALPPSPEDGSRIAPLNLSKKPEARPAAAHGPLYTDFPELQDMPLNLSVKDPCNALTLRPSPHSPAPEAEPATATDQKTGPEGSGDGPGHTETNQNSLGSDEVPMTSPTGKAQDTRAVDSSDEQKQTAAVALCQLAAYSPGTVRVGDGEPMAQESTCQQDTPALSATASQEPQSDLRPKGQKRTSPRDSGKSQQGTKKTKLSDTARVFTLRKRTRVS